In Clostridium omnivorum, the DNA window CCTCTCTCGGATTTACTACATCCATAATAACGCCGCCCTTTAGCATTTGGGCTAAATTTTTGTTTAATTCATATCTCTCCATAAAAATACCCCCTAAACCTTTTTCCAAATTATTCAACAAAATCATTATACAACCGTTAATTGGTTTTTCAAAATGTATCCATACACTTTAACACAGTGAACTATCCTTATATTTTCTAATTTGCTATGACATTTCATAAAGGCATAAAAAACCATTACTTTGAAAGTAATGGTTTTAATGTTATCCTTTATGCTTTTTACTTATACTTCTTACTTCTTACTCTTTACTTATTTACAAACTCCGGCTTATAACTGGGATATTCTTTAGCCAGCCTTTCTTTAAAGTACTGTTCATATGCCGCCTTAGCCACAGATGCAATATCTCCTCCGTGACCTCCGTCAAAAACAACAACTGAGACAGCTATTTCTGGATTATTGTAAGGAGCAAAGCTTATGTACACACCATAAGAGGTTCTACCTATTTTTTCTTGACCTTCTTTGTAGGTTGCTGAACCAGTTTTTCCACCAGTTTCTATAGGAAAGTTACTAAACACACTAGATGCTGTACCTTCTTCACTAACGGCTCTCATGCCCGATCTCACTGCTTCAACAGTGGAAGGCTTGAGATTTAACTTTTCAACTACTTCAGGTTTAGTTTTTTCAACTATATTTCCACTAGGATCCTTTATTTCATCTACCAGATGAAGTTTATACCTGGTGCCTCCATTAGCCAAGGTTGCAGCATAATTTGCTAGCTGTAGAGGGGTAAATGTGCTAATGCTCTGCCCTATAGCAGCATCGTATATATTTTCTGGAGTTGTAGCTTCTGTATGTCCATCAAATACTGCTATAGCCTGAATTTCATTGGCTATTGCACCTATTTCAGTTTTTGATACCTTTATATCTTTATATTTCGAATCTTCGCTTACAAGCTGAGAAATTAGATTTTTACAATTATCCATAGAAAAAGTACCTGCCTTAACAGCCTCTTTTACTATTTTCTCCAATTCATCTTTAATCTTTCGTGTTCCCTCAGTGTCATTATCACTGCTATACAAATCAATCGGGGTAAATCTACTATTATATCTAGCTCCTTTTCCTGATTTTAAAGTGCTTTGAATGGCCCACCAGGTACTATTGGCAAATCTTTCTTTTATAGACCAAGTGTTAAATACCTGCCCAAAGTTTTCTCCTATTTCTATTCCCGTTGATTTCATTGAATTAGCATTTGGTTTTGCACCTAGCCCAAGCTTATAGGCATATTCAGAAAGTATATCGTCATTGTACTGCTCTCTTAATCGCTGTGCTACAGTCATAAAATATGGGTTACTGGATAGAGCCAGTGCACTTTTTAAATTTACAGGTCCATTTACTATACCTTGAAAATCTATAGGTTTAATCTTTCCATCTGAAAAAACGCCTTTATCCTGTATTATTTCGCCTGTATTTATAACACCAGTTTCTAGTCCAGCAACTGCTGTTACAGGTTTAAATGTGGAGCCTGGAGGTACAAGAGAATAAGCAGCATAATTGTAGAGTGGTTTAGGAAGTATATCATCTGGGTCATATCTCAAATTTGTGTCTTTGTAAATAGGAAAAATACTATTTAGTTTGTCTTTATCATACCCCATTTTTGAAGCGTAGCCCTCAAAATCAGGAGTAAAATATTTTTTGTATTGTTCAGTACTCAAACCCTTAACAAAATCATTAGGATCAAACCCAGGTCTGCTTACCATAGCAAGTATTGCACCAGTATTTACGTCAACAACAACTGCAGCACCTCTAGTAGCATTTGTTGTATCAACATCATTCTTTCTTCCTCTAGCTTGGAGGTCCTTCATTGCCTTATCCATGGCACTTTCCAAAACCCTTTGCATTTCAATATCAAGAGTAAGCTTTATATCATTTCCAGGGTGTGATTCCCTCTCCCCTAGTTCCTCTAGAACTCTTCCATATTTATTTAATTTTACTATTTTTCCGCCTTTTGAACCTTTAAGAATATTTTCATATGCCTTTTCTATCCCTGAAACACCGATATAATCAGCATTAACATCATATCCTTTTTCCTCATATTTATCTTTATCATAGGAATTAATTTTAGAGATATAGCCCACTACCGCCGCCGCAGTTTCTCCCTCTGGATACTTTCTTACTGGCTGCAAAGTTATATCTATTCCTGGTAAATCATTTAACCTTTGTGAAATTATAAAAGCAGTATCTTTACTTATATTAAAAGCTATAGTTATAGGTTTGTATCCTGAATAATATTGCAATTTTAGTGCATCCTTTACTAACATATATTTTCTTTGCAAATTCAGGTCATAGCTTAATTTATCCACCCCACACTTTAATGTTAGTTCCTCTAATACTTTTTTATACTCCTTAGAATCTTTTTTTGCTTCAACATATCTATTGAGCAAATCCTTGATATCAGAAGCAGAAGAAAGCTTATACTTTTTTACTAAACCTTCAATACACTGATTAGGATTTAGTTTATACAGTGAAAGCTCATTAATGAAACAATCCTTTGGAGTTAAATCATAAAAATCTACTAGATACTCAAAAGTTTCCTTTGGTGTATATTTAAAAAGCTGTTCATCAATTTTTTCCTCTTCTTCATCTGAATACTTTTCCTTTTCTTCTAGTACTCCCTTATCAACAAGCTCCTTTTTAGCTAGTCCATTCATTCCCCTATCTCTTTTAAAAAGCCTCTCCACCTTTTTCTTTTCATCATCATCCTCAGCTTTAAACTCAAATCTATAATCATTTATCTTTAATGGAAATTCATCTTTCAGTCCTTCGCCGTTTTCATCAAGTATTTTAAACACTGAGTTCATTGTATCAAAAAACTTTAATTTACTCTCATTAGTCTCTGTGTATATAAGATTATAGCTTTGATAATTTGCTGCCAGTTCCACATTGTTTTTGTCAACAATTTTCCCCCTAGTAGCATAGTCAGGTATTTCAATTTTAGCACGATTATTTACAGCATCCTTATAATAATCCGCCTTTACCACTTGTAAATAAGCTAGTCTTCCTGCCAGCAGGGTAAAAATAAAAACTATTGTAATTATTAGCGAAATATGCCTGCTCCCTTTTTTTCTAACTTTCTTCATAACATCTCACCCTTTTATCTCATAATCCTATATATTAAAATGTTGCCCAATTTCAATGCATTATATAAATTCACCCTGACATTTTCTATATAGTCCACCTCTAACCTTTATGTTCAGGTCATTTATGTATCACATTCAAATATTTGGCATATATATAATATCACTTACAGTTATATTTTTCCATACAATACCTATGAAATATTTAAATTGTATGCATATCGTCATTATTAAGAATATTTTTTCGAAATTTGTACAAAACTTTTTGTTGACAGAAACTTCTAATAGGCGTATCCTTAAATGGAAGTAATTAATAAATTATCAAAATAATTAAAGGAGGTAGGAAAATGTTAAACAGAAATTTATCTATGATTAATTTAGCAGCGTCATTTAACTTTACAAGTGCGAATGGCATCTCTATGCCCAAAAACATTTTTGATAGCCCTGCCTCTAAATCGGTACTTTTACCGTGATTAGAAACCTATTTCATTAATAGTGAATTATAGGTCATGGGCTACCAAGTCCATGGCCTTTTTATATGCTTTTAATAGGTATTTCTATATACTAAAGCATGTACACTGACCATGGAAAAACCATGGTTTTTTTATTTGCAAAAATCTATGTTATAGCTCAATAAGTATGTTAGAAGCTTAAGCCGGCATACCTTTTAATTCTTATTGTAGCCTACACATTTTTAATTTTTTCTTAGGCAGTATTCATGGAGTTAGCTCTAAAATTTAGTTTCTGTCTAGAAGGGGGGAATTTTTTTGAAGCGCATTTTTAAATATGTATGGAAGTACAAACTATTAGTAATAATACCTTCTATTGCAATGGCAATAGCAATCTTTTTAGATAATTTTAATCCATACCTTCAAAAGTTAATCACAGACAAGGTTTTTATTGGTAATGAATATAATATGCTGTGGCCACTACTTTGGGGATTTATAGGAATAACTTTAGGAAAAGCTGTATTTGGCTATGTTAAAGAATATCTCTTTGATGTGCTTTCTACAAAGATAAGTATAGATATAAAAAAGGATTTATTTGATCACATACAAAGCTTACCTTTTAACTATTTTGACAGTATGAATACTGGAGAACTTATGTCAAGAATAGGGGAAGATGTAGATAATGTTTGGAGAAGTATATCCTTTGGAATGAGATTATTTGTTGAAAATGCTATTTACTTTATAACAGCAACTGTTCTATTGTTCTTATTAAACTGGAAGCTCACAATTGTATGCGTTTTAGCAATGCCTCCAATTGCTTATTTGGCTCTTAGTTTTGAAAAGAAAATAGGAGAATCCTATGATAAGCTTAGTGACCAGGGGGTTATCTTGAATACAGCAGCACAAGAGAATATTGCAGGAGTTAGACTTGTTAAAGCCTTTGCTAGGGAAAAGCATGAAATTTTAAAATTCCTACAACTTAACAAGGATAATTTCAATTTAAGCATGGAGCAAAATAGGATTATAGCAAACTACTTTCCTCCAATAGAGTTTTTATCTAATATATCTATAGTATTTCTAGTTGTTCTAGGTGGATATTTTGTAATGGGCGGGTCAATGACAATAGGTACCTTAGTTGCCTTCAGCGGTTATATATGGAATCTTATATGGCCAATGAGAATGCTTGGCTGGCTTACAAATCTTCTAGCTCAAACTAATGCCTCAGCTAAAAAGATAATGAAAATAATGGATATCGAACCTGCAATTAAAGATACTGATGATTCTTATAGACTAAGCAATATAAATGGGGATATTGAATTTAAAGATGTTTCCTTTAAATATAACGAAGATTATGTATTAAAAAATGTAAACCTTAAGGTTAAAGCAGGAAGTACTGTAGCTATTATGGGAACTACAGGTTCAGGTAAATCATCCTTAATAAACCTCATAGGAAGATATTATGATGTTTCCGAGGGCGCTATATATATCGATGGTTATGATGTAAAAGAAATTTGTCTAAAGGATTTAAGAAGCAGAATGGCAATAGTTCCTCAAGATACTTTCTTATTCTCTGAGAGTATTGAAGAAAATATTCGCTTTGGTAAAAATGATGCAGACTTTGATGAGATTAGGGAAGCTTGCAGGCTTGCCTGTGCTGACGATTTTATAGAAGAGTTAGATCAAAAGTATGACACTGTAATTGGTGAAAGAGGTATAGGCTTATCTGGTGGTCAAAAGCAAAGATTATCCATAGCTAGAGCTCTTATAAACGATTCAAGAATTTTAATTCTTGATGATGCTACTTCAGCTCTTGATATGGAAACAGAATATAGACTTCTAAAAAATCTAAATGAAAAGAAGAGTAAAGCAACTACCTTTATAATAGCTCATAGAATTTCAGCAGTAAAAAATGCCGACCAAATTATATATGTTGATAAGGGCCATATTATAGAAAGAGGTACACATGACGAGCTAATTGCTAAAAAAGGAAAGTATTATGAAGTTTACTCAGAACAATTTAAAGATTTTGAGGACGTAGAAACTGTAGAAGGCGAGGTGGGATAATGGCTAAAAATACAGTTAAACAAGATGAAGATTTAAAAAAAGTTTCCAATACTGAAATTACAAAAAGACTGTTCAGCTATTTAAAATCCTATAAATTAAAAGTATTCATAGTAGTATTACTTTTAATTTTTGTAATGGTAGTAAATATAATAAACCCATATTTATTAAAAGTAGCCATTGACGTTAATATAAAAAATAATAATGTAAGTGGTCTTTTAATTATTGGAGCTGCCATGATTATACTAAACTTTATAGCTATGATAGCTTCCAGAATAAGAATTATAAAGATGGCTTCTATTACTAACGACATTCTTTTAAAAATAAGACACGATTTATATACTCACATTCAAAAGTTATCTTTTTCCTTCTTTGATAACAGGCCTGTAGGTAAAATACTTGCTAGGGTAATAGGAGATGTTAACTCTCTTCAAGAGTTATTCAATAACAGTGTAACTAACTTTATTCCTCAAATTTTAACTGTTATTTGTGTTGGAGCTATGATGTTTTACTTGAACTTCAAGTTAGCACTTGCTTCAATCATCTTACTTCCTATTCTAGCCTTTTGTATGTTCTCTATAGAGACCTTCTCAAGAAAAAGATGGCAGAATTATAGAAAAAAACGTTCAACCTTTAATGCTTATACTCATGAAGATTTTTCTGGGATAAGAGTAGTTCAGGCTTTTGCTAATGAAGAAAAAACTTCAAAAACCTTTTTAAAACTGGTAAAAGATATGATGGACGGATTCATTAGTGCAGTAAGGCTTAACGACCTGTTTTGGCCTTTAGTAGATACTTCTTGGGGACTCGGCATGGTTATAGTATATTGGTACAGTGCTAAGTTAATGGGTTCTCATAGTATTACTATAGGTACAATAATTGCATTCACTATGTATATAGGCATGTTCTGGAGACCAATCCTTGAAATAAGCAACTTTTACAACACCTTAGTAATGAACTTTGCCGCAGCTGAAAGAATATTTGAAATAATGGATATTGAACCAGATATTATAGATATTCAAAATGCGGTAAAAATGCCTAAAATTAAGGGAACTGTAGAGTTTAAGAATGTAACCTTTGGTTATGAAGATGCTGTAGTTCTCAATAATGTAAGTTTTAAAATAAATCCTGGTGAGACCATAGCTTTAGTAGGTCCTACAGGTGCAGGAAAGACCACTATTGTAAATCTAATAAGCAGATTCTATGATGCAAATGAAGGGGAAGTGCTCATTGACGGTAAAAATGTTAAGAACGTGGATTTAGAATCTCTTCGAAGTCAAATGGGAATAATGCTTCAAGATACTTTCTTGTTCTCTACAACTATTAAGGAGAATATTAGATATGGTAAACTTGATGCCACTGACGAAGAAGTAATAGCTGCTGCTAAAGCAGTAAATGCCCATGAATTTATAATGAATCTTGAAAACGGATATGATACAGAGGTAAATGAAAGAGGTTCAAGACTTTCAGTAGGTCAAAGGCAGCTGATTTCCTTTGCAAGAGCTCTTCTTGCTAATCCAAGAATATTGATTCTTGATGAAGCTACTTCAAATATAGACACCTTTACTGAAAAACTTGTACAAAAGGGCATCCAAAAATTACTTCATGGCAGAACTTCTTTTGTAATAGCTCATAGACTTTCTACCATAAGGGACTGCGATAAGATAATGGTTGTAGATGATGGTCAAATAGTTGAAGCTGGTACTCATGATGAACTTATGAAGCTTGGCGGACTGTACAATAATCTGTATATGTCTCAATACAAGTTCTTAAGCGAAGGGGCATAATAGTCTCACAGTTAAACTAATTTAAACAAAAGCACAGCTGAGTCAGCTGTGCTTTATTATATACTTTTATATTCAAACAATATGAGTAAAAAAACTTATAAGCAATTTTATAGAACCTTACCTAAGAAATCCTTGGTTCTTGGATGTTCTGGGCTTGTAAATATCTTTTCTGGGTCTCCCTCTTCAATTATATTTCCTTCATCCATAAATAAAACTCTGTCTGCTACCTCTTTTGCAAAGCCCATTTCATGAGTAACCACCACCATGGTCATGCCTTCAGAAGCAAGCTCCTTCATAACATCCAGCACTTCTTTTACCATTTCTGGGTCAAGCGCTGAAGTAGGCTCATCAAATAACATCACATCAGGTGACATCGCTAGTGCTCTTGCTATAGCTATTCTTTGCTTTTGACCACCAGAAAGCTGTCCAGGATAACTATTGGCCTTATCTTCTAGTCCAACTCTTTTAAGCAAATTAAGAGCTATCTTTTCTGCTTCATCTTTAGAAAGCTTTTTAACCTTTCTTGGAGAGAGTGTAATATTATCAAGTATAGTCATATGTGGAAATAGATTAAACTGTTGAAAAACCATCCCCATTTTTTCTCTTTGCTTATTTATATCATTTTCTTTACTTGTTATAGAAACTCCTTCAAAAACTATCTCTCCACCTGTAGGCTCCTCAAGAAGATTTAAGCATCTTAAAAAAGTACTTTTTCCTGAACCACTAGGTCCAATAACTACAACAACTTCACCCTTTGAAATTTCTACATCTATTCCTTTAAGCACATGAAGTTTATCAAAACTTTTATTAAGATTAGTTACTTTAATCACCAGCTCTCATCCTCCTTTCAACAGCACCCATAATTTTAGAAAGTGTGAAGGTCATTACAAAATACATTAGTGCTGCTATTATAAGCGGCTCAAATGGTCTAAAGGTGTTTCCTCTTACAGTATCAGCATTATACATAAGCTCGTGGATTCCTATAACAGATACTATTGAAGAT includes these proteins:
- a CDS encoding penicillin-binding transpeptidase domain-containing protein — its product is MKKVRKKGSRHISLIITIVFIFTLLAGRLAYLQVVKADYYKDAVNNRAKIEIPDYATRGKIVDKNNVELAANYQSYNLIYTETNESKLKFFDTMNSVFKILDENGEGLKDEFPLKINDYRFEFKAEDDDEKKKVERLFKRDRGMNGLAKKELVDKGVLEEKEKYSDEEEEKIDEQLFKYTPKETFEYLVDFYDLTPKDCFINELSLYKLNPNQCIEGLVKKYKLSSASDIKDLLNRYVEAKKDSKEYKKVLEELTLKCGVDKLSYDLNLQRKYMLVKDALKLQYYSGYKPITIAFNISKDTAFIISQRLNDLPGIDITLQPVRKYPEGETAAAVVGYISKINSYDKDKYEEKGYDVNADYIGVSGIEKAYENILKGSKGGKIVKLNKYGRVLEELGERESHPGNDIKLTLDIEMQRVLESAMDKAMKDLQARGRKNDVDTTNATRGAAVVVDVNTGAILAMVSRPGFDPNDFVKGLSTEQYKKYFTPDFEGYASKMGYDKDKLNSIFPIYKDTNLRYDPDDILPKPLYNYAAYSLVPPGSTFKPVTAVAGLETGVINTGEIIQDKGVFSDGKIKPIDFQGIVNGPVNLKSALALSSNPYFMTVAQRLREQYNDDILSEYAYKLGLGAKPNANSMKSTGIEIGENFGQVFNTWSIKERFANSTWWAIQSTLKSGKGARYNSRFTPIDLYSSDNDTEGTRKIKDELEKIVKEAVKAGTFSMDNCKNLISQLVSEDSKYKDIKVSKTEIGAIANEIQAIAVFDGHTEATTPENIYDAAIGQSISTFTPLQLANYAATLANGGTRYKLHLVDEIKDPSGNIVEKTKPEVVEKLNLKPSTVEAVRSGMRAVSEEGTASSVFSNFPIETGGKTGSATYKEGQEKIGRTSYGVYISFAPYNNPEIAVSVVVFDGGHGGDIASVAKAAYEQYFKERLAKEYPSYKPEFVNK
- a CDS encoding ABC transporter ATP-binding protein encodes the protein MKRIFKYVWKYKLLVIIPSIAMAIAIFLDNFNPYLQKLITDKVFIGNEYNMLWPLLWGFIGITLGKAVFGYVKEYLFDVLSTKISIDIKKDLFDHIQSLPFNYFDSMNTGELMSRIGEDVDNVWRSISFGMRLFVENAIYFITATVLLFLLNWKLTIVCVLAMPPIAYLALSFEKKIGESYDKLSDQGVILNTAAQENIAGVRLVKAFAREKHEILKFLQLNKDNFNLSMEQNRIIANYFPPIEFLSNISIVFLVVLGGYFVMGGSMTIGTLVAFSGYIWNLIWPMRMLGWLTNLLAQTNASAKKIMKIMDIEPAIKDTDDSYRLSNINGDIEFKDVSFKYNEDYVLKNVNLKVKAGSTVAIMGTTGSGKSSLINLIGRYYDVSEGAIYIDGYDVKEICLKDLRSRMAIVPQDTFLFSESIEENIRFGKNDADFDEIREACRLACADDFIEELDQKYDTVIGERGIGLSGGQKQRLSIARALINDSRILILDDATSALDMETEYRLLKNLNEKKSKATTFIIAHRISAVKNADQIIYVDKGHIIERGTHDELIAKKGKYYEVYSEQFKDFEDVETVEGEVG
- a CDS encoding ABC transporter ATP-binding protein, which codes for MAKNTVKQDEDLKKVSNTEITKRLFSYLKSYKLKVFIVVLLLIFVMVVNIINPYLLKVAIDVNIKNNNVSGLLIIGAAMIILNFIAMIASRIRIIKMASITNDILLKIRHDLYTHIQKLSFSFFDNRPVGKILARVIGDVNSLQELFNNSVTNFIPQILTVICVGAMMFYLNFKLALASIILLPILAFCMFSIETFSRKRWQNYRKKRSTFNAYTHEDFSGIRVVQAFANEEKTSKTFLKLVKDMMDGFISAVRLNDLFWPLVDTSWGLGMVIVYWYSAKLMGSHSITIGTIIAFTMYIGMFWRPILEISNFYNTLVMNFAAAERIFEIMDIEPDIIDIQNAVKMPKIKGTVEFKNVTFGYEDAVVLNNVSFKINPGETIALVGPTGAGKTTIVNLISRFYDANEGEVLIDGKNVKNVDLESLRSQMGIMLQDTFLFSTTIKENIRYGKLDATDEEVIAAAKAVNAHEFIMNLENGYDTEVNERGSRLSVGQRQLISFARALLANPRILILDEATSNIDTFTEKLVQKGIQKLLHGRTSFVIAHRLSTIRDCDKIMVVDDGQIVEAGTHDELMKLGGLYNNLYMSQYKFLSEGA
- a CDS encoding amino acid ABC transporter ATP-binding protein, giving the protein MIKVTNLNKSFDKLHVLKGIDVEISKGEVVVVIGPSGSGKSTFLRCLNLLEEPTGGEIVFEGVSITSKENDINKQREKMGMVFQQFNLFPHMTILDNITLSPRKVKKLSKDEAEKIALNLLKRVGLEDKANSYPGQLSGGQKQRIAIARALAMSPDVMLFDEPTSALDPEMVKEVLDVMKELASEGMTMVVVTHEMGFAKEVADRVLFMDEGNIIEEGDPEKIFTSPEHPRTKDFLGKVL